A stretch of Procambarus clarkii isolate CNS0578487 chromosome 20, FALCON_Pclarkii_2.0, whole genome shotgun sequence DNA encodes these proteins:
- the LOC123755533 gene encoding activating transcription factor 7-interacting protein 1-like — MSHSTLPRLGMSHSTLSRLGMSHSTLIVSGHDALNRPVSGHDALNRPVSGHDALNRPVSGHDALNRPVSGHDALNPPVSGHVALNPPVSGHDALNRPVSGHDALNPPVSGHVALNPPVSGHDALNPPVSGHVALNPPVSGHDALNPPVSGHDALNPPELQQTCHIG, encoded by the coding sequence ATGTCGCACTCAACCCTCCCACGTCTGGGCATGTCGCACTCAACCCTCTCACGTCTGGGCATGTCGCACTCAACCCTCATCGTCTCTGGGCATGATGCACTCAACCGTCCCGTGTCTGGGCATGATGCACTCAACCGTCCCGTGTCTGGGCATGATGCACTCAACCGTCCCGTGTCTGGGCATGATGCACTCAACCGTCCCGTGTCTGGGCATGATGCACTCAACCCTCCCGTGTCTGGGCATGTCGCACTCAACCCTCCCGTGTCTGGGCATGATGCACTCAACCGTCCCGTGTCTGGGCATGATGCACTCAACCCTCCCGTGTCTGGGCATGTCGCACTCAACCCTCCCGTGTCTGGGCATGATGCACTCAACCCTCCCGTGTCTGGGCATGTCGCACTCAACCCTCCCGTGTCTGGGCATGATGCACTCAACCCTCCCGTGTCTGGGCATGATGCACTCAACCCTCCGGAGCTGCAACAAACCTGCCATATTGGCTGA